TGAAGCCCTGCGCCTGGTGCCCTATAAGCAGCTCACCCTGGAACAGTGCATCGAGTTCATCGCTGATGACGAGCTGGTGGAAGTGACGCCGAAGAGCCTGCGCCTGCGCAAGAAGGTACTGCAGGCCAACCGCCGTCCACGCCGTAACCAAAACGTGGAGTAGTAGGCTTACGTCTAAGAGCTAGTCTCGGAGATTTGATGGCAGTACAGCCGGAAGCAGCGCACGAGGAAAGACAGCGTCACGATCGTCCGGCCCCCGTCTGGCTGCAACGCATTTCGCTGTTCATCCTGGTGCTGTTCTGTGTCTACCTGGGTGTGCTGGTGACGGTGCTTCCCTGGTGGCCCCGCGTATGGGACCACAACAATCTCTTCAATGCATATCCAACCATCGGCGCCATTCTCCGGAATGGCGCCATCAAGGGCCTGATCTCGGGTCTCGGCCTGCTGGATATCTGGATCGGCATCAGCGAAGTGATTCAATACCGCGACTATCGCGGATAGTCGCGATGAACAATGGAATAAGTGAATGATCGAATAACGCCTTGCTTGCCACTGGCTTTATTCAATTATTCAATCTTTCCGTTATTCCATTACCCTTCTTCCTATGAGTCACCCGCAGCATCCGGTTCCGGATCCCCTCCAGCACGCTCCCCTCGCCTACGAGGACGAGCACTTCATCAACTCCCCCGATGGACGCATCTTCCGCATTCTGGCGGAGTACTCTGAACCTCTTGCGCGCTTCCGTAAGGAGCGTGTCCAGGACACGGTCGTCTTCTTCGGCTCTGCCCGCTTTATCGGTATGGACGCTGCCGAAGATCAGATGCGGCTGCTGGAGAACACTGGTTCCGCGAAGCTTGCACCGGAGGAAGAACAGCCGGCGTTCGACGGCGAAGAGACCAGCGAGCTGAAGAAGAAACGCACCGAAGCCGCCATTGAGATGGCTCGCTATTACGAAGACGCGCGCACACTGGCGCACATGATGGCTACCTGGGCGATGAAACTCCCAGGCCGCCGCAACCGCTTCGTCGTCACCTCCGGCGGAGGACCCGGCATTATGGAGGCCGCGAACCGCGGCGCCACCGAGGCCGGAGCCAAGACCATCGGCCTGAACATCGCGCTCCCATTCGAACAGCTGCCGAACCCCTGGATCACACCGGAGCTCAACTTCCAGTTCCACTACTTCTTCATGCGTAAGTACTGGTTTGCCTACCTGGCAAAGGCGCTGGTGGTCTTTCCCGGAGGCTTTGGAACACTGGACGAGATGTTCGAGCTCCTGACGCTCGCCCAGACCCGCAAGCTGGCCAAACAGATCACGGTCGTGATCTACGGACGCGAGTACTGGTCGCAGGTCATCAATCTCGATGTGCTGGTAGACAAGGGCGCCATCGCAGTCAAAGACCGCGATCTCTTCCAGTTCGCCGACACTCCGGAAGAAGCGTTCCGCCTTCTGGTCGAAGGCCTGACGAAGAACCATCTACAACCGCAAGCCGAACCGGCAACTCCGCCCAGCGTGGAAGACTTTGTCGGCCCGGATATTGCGAAGACGAGAGGCTAGTTGAATGGTTGATTGGTTGAATAGTTGAATGGTTCCGCCCGAGTACCGTACCAGATCCCATGCTGGGTGCCCCATATATGCGAAGCATATGTGGGATATTAGGGTTCCCCGCGACCTTGCTTCGCTGGGGTGAACCATTCGAGCGAAGCTCGAACTGGTGGGAGCAACTCCCTTAGC
This genomic window from Terriglobus albidus contains:
- a CDS encoding TIGR00730 family Rossman fold protein yields the protein MSHPQHPVPDPLQHAPLAYEDEHFINSPDGRIFRILAEYSEPLARFRKERVQDTVVFFGSARFIGMDAAEDQMRLLENTGSAKLAPEEEQPAFDGEETSELKKKRTEAAIEMARYYEDARTLAHMMATWAMKLPGRRNRFVVTSGGGPGIMEAANRGATEAGAKTIGLNIALPFEQLPNPWITPELNFQFHYFFMRKYWFAYLAKALVVFPGGFGTLDEMFELLTLAQTRKLAKQITVVIYGREYWSQVINLDVLVDKGAIAVKDRDLFQFADTPEEAFRLLVEGLTKNHLQPQAEPATPPSVEDFVGPDIAKTRG